The window tttaaaagtagaaccattttcagcatagtgaatatgagaattgtgacgaaacaaaccttctgctgcctgaagttctgtcagtagttccaccaatgaatatacccttttgttcatattgtaattcaggcggaattgctcaaaacttctaggtagtgtttggaggatcatatcgatctgggtttccccatcaatttctcctctaaggatttgtatttcatttagataagccatcatctttaggatatgatccctcacgggagtaccctcttgcatggtggccgtcattatctttctcatggcttcttgcctaaaggcccgatcctggtgaccaaagagttccttgagattgttcataatatcatagactattggtaaatcttgatgctaatgttgcaatacatttgacattgaagccaaaatgtaacactgcgccatctcatctgcttttacccatttcctatgatactcaatctcctcttgggtagattcaccattgggtgtatcagggcaaggttcagtcaatacaaacttatagttttcagcagtaagaacaatgtctaagttccttttccaatctatgtagttaggaccaataagtctgttctcttttagtatgatggccagtgggttgaaagtcatcctaagaatcacaaataacatttggtcagaactctaaatttagaataatattgattcctcaaacaatactattttaaattaaccaacaccttaaaacaccgtgaattttgtatgccacgatagtgtggacgtatacaaattcaacatttgtaaaaaggagggtttaacctattaattttattatcttgtcaacctaactttttgacaaataaaattaatagttggtttcctttggtcacacgaataatagcagtgactccgatggggaggatactattagacgtgcctaagtgtataccattacttgacactaagtccattaataagattgtgccccttccgatggggaagattacacgctcttaattaacttcctatagtcatccaaaatggaagtttaatctagtgatccacagacaagctcatccgatatggaggaaggcactcagagccaacgcgcaagcttgttgcatcacttataaactagtaatggtgaccgtgaaatttatttaaaataaatctctctcccacttagttatttaaagtgaggaattttgactatgctagcctacttaacatgcatactaacaagcacacacagtcacagcataaaaagcaataaatagaaaaaataattttcaactattatgcttttatctattgctgtcctccgtgtgtcgccaaccctagctgctgccatctttggccactgccaccgggtctagttgtcgcatccatcttgctccttgtttcgctgcgcctctagtcctcaaaaggttccacgccttgcaagattcgatccgcgacataaatagaattttatatttttcgatcctatatttctcgaaggaatgtacatgtaaactagatcgaacataaaataaaaatttacatccatcgatcctatattccataaaaggaatgtacatgtaactagatcaaaaaataaaattctaataaaactaaatacagctcctgctgtattttataatacaatcatgcacacacaataaatgcccttgacatgtccaagggtccaatcacacacataaaaactataagccataatagttggatcctgcatccacaaagttagcacatcctactattaacctgcctaaattatgtatgacatgtgcataattaaactaataccaaatacacagaggcaaaaccctggctctgatatcaattattggttgctactcggaaaacctaatggttccactgtacaaaaattttgtacaaaggtctgaacatttcctagctaccatgtgttcttttaaattaaacttggattgcctgtggaacttaacacgtttgatccaaagtttaatttacttgttcttttaggtttagacttggatctcctgcggaacttaacacgttcgatccaaatcacctaggttattaatttcattaaatattaatttccagaattggcttccaggactgcatggcgaggcacatgaccttcttggatatgggaacaaccaccaccgcctaggcaaagcctttttaggaaagctaatatttaatttccttaaataactttaggtcaaccaaaaggaacaatcaaatcacaaggaaaagaaaaacaaaagaacacaacatcgaaaacaaattcgaaatattagaatcgcatgcctcttgtatttggtatttttacatgaagataaaactagtatgacgcggaaattgaatactagtataccttttcttttgcaagcaaaaacctctaggtcttctaccgtattcctcttctaacctcggacgttgtgtgggcaacgatcttccgagatgagaaaccaccaaagcaccttcttctcctccttgcaaggttcggccaaatcaagtgcacctccaaggaagaagagaatccaccaccaatgctccaagggatgaaagctttctctccttcttctccaagctagaaaccggccaccacttgatctccaaagaagatgtgaggttcggccacaaaggatggagagaagagaaaggggatagccgtccacaccaaggaagaaaagagggagaaaataatagaggttgttcaccttgaaggctcccaaaaccccctcttttataatccttagctttggcaaataaggaaatttaattaccataaaatttccttaactttccttgacatgaattaattaagaaaaataaaatttcccaattaaacatgtcatggccggccacctcatggagagcaaacaagacaattttcaatcaacaattaaaaattccttatttgtcttcggaaattttaaaaaataaaatttcctttaaaatcccttcatggttgataaaaagaaatttctataattttaatttctcaacatgtgaataattttacaaagagaaaaaataaaatatctttccaatctacaaataaggaaagagatttaatctctttctttaatcttttgtagatccttataaaagagatattttaatttttaatctctccaataaattatatctttcacataataaaatttaaaattaaaattcttttctaatttaatagggtcgggcacctaagcttgggttcaagctagggccggccacccatagactaaggtttggtcggccctagcttgatccacaagctagcttggccgacccctacaccatgggtatgaaggtgggtataggtgtgtatagtactctataaataagaggctacgatagggaccgagaggaggaattggttttggtctcccgataaaattaagcatcccgtgttcgccccgaacacataacttaattttatcaataataattcattccactagagaactattattgaactaccgcaccaatcccaaattacatttttgggctccttcttattatgagtatgttagtctccatgtgtttaagatatcgaatgtccactaattaagtgagttactgacaactcatttaattaatatcttagtccaagaatagtaccactcaaccttatcgtcatgtcggactaagtccacctgtagggtttaacatgtcaattcttatgagctcttcttggggacattatcaacctagatcactaggacacagtttccttctataatcaacaacacacactataagtgatatcatttctcaacttatcgggtttattgatctatcaaactaaatctcacccattgataaattaaagaaataaatatcaaatatatgtgcttgttattatattaggattaagagcacacacttccataataactgaggtctttgttcctttataaagtcagtataaaagaaacgacctctgatggtcctactcaatacactctaagtgtactagtgtaattatatagttaagataaactaatacctaattacactacgaccttccaatggtttgttcctttccattttggtcgtgagctactgtttataatttataaggtactgataacattatcttctgtatgtgacaccacatactatgttatctacaatataaattaattgaacaactacaaacaaatgtagataatttgaccaaatgtgattctttattttaaataaatgtttacaaaagtttaggctttcagtatacactctaacacctacaGGTCATTAGAGGTGACATCTCATATTTTTCGCCTCTTCTTCTATAAGCTTTacataaaaatggtaagttttcaAATGTTCTTTTTTATGCATCAAATTTACAATTTACTTTATCTTATATTGAAATTTTCAGCATATATTTCGCCGTGGTGGATGTAGACGGAGATCACAGGATCAGACAGATTCATCACCTGCCAGTGTACCTGTGCCACCCCCTGATCAGGCAAGACCATCTCATGTACCTTCTCCACCGGCTTCAAATTCATCGCCATCAGTACCATCGCCCATGCAGTTGCTAGTGCCCACAGATCTTCCTAACTCTACAAGAAACTCATTTGTCgagtttaggaatgatagagcTTTTTTAGTTCCCATCAgagattcgtaagtactataaaatattttatgttattatCTATCTTAATTATTTGACATCGTTTGTTTGTAATTTAATACAAATTTGAAAATCCTGTACAAGTTGTTCATGAAATTAATAGAATCGTGAACAACAATTGGGGAGGAGAATCgatgacatattcaagcactccatCGGCCACAAAACAACTATGGTGGAGTGAGTTCAAGatatattttcttgagtttaattcaaatttaaagtgAATATATAATACATTATTTTTCTCCATTTCAGCGGTTAAATAATTGGGACTTGAATGATGAAATAGAGATTCgtagaatatttaaaaagaaatgtggcTATCACATCAAACATGTATTAAGTCACGCCAAGAGTTGGGGAAAAAAGCCAAACTTCATCACCaaagaaaattgggagaggatcacaAACTTTTGGGCAACAGAGGAAAGTAAGCAAAAGAGTAACCTGAATAGAgtgaatcaatctcacaatttTGGTGACTCATCTGCTATATATGCGAgaggctccattaacatagatgagcatagacggagattggtaattttttaactcttacaatacttttttatctatatcaaattatttcattatttgtaaTCATGTTTTTTCAGACCAAGGAGATGGGGAAGGAGCCCtctttcattgatactttcacCCGCACTTTTAGGGGaaaaaaaagataagacttggaGTAGGGCAAGAGCAAAAGCAGTAAAGGTTGacattattatttatttgatcttaatatataatttagattttAGTAGTTAAGTACCTTTgttgtcttaatattatatgtgtttctattatatctaatcaatatcttatgtcttttaaaaaataggaaaaatatgatGAACTCAGGCTAGCCCAAAAATGCTCACAAGCTGGTGGTGtcgatagtcaggggtctgaggactttattggcaataatttgagtttatggttggaggccagtggaggaccaaaaggaGGAAGGATATTGGGGATGAGTTCCTTAAGCAGAACCCGAAGAATAGTTGGAACATATTCCTCCTCACCAGCACTTACAacccaagtaaataacttgactAAAGAGGTTAGCAATCTGAAGGAAATGTTATCGTAAAGAGACTTAGAAAGGGCGCAAAGAGACCTAGAAAGGGCGCAAAGAGACCTAGAAAGGGCGCAAATGGAGCAAGATATGAGAGAGTTGCGCCGACAATAAGATTTTATCATGCgacaccttcagttgagctccgctcTAACTTATATTCCTCcgcatgatgatgatgatgatgacgacgatgataacgatgatggtggtgatggttgttcatgattttaattatatatgATGATTATTTGTCTTATAATTAGTGTTTTAAACATTAATCCATGActtgttaacttttctaatttttattttaattaatattgttaatttgtttttaacaggGTTGGTGAGGTGAAAATATGTCGGAGaaaaaaagtaagtattaagtaaCACACCCTTAGTTGAACATGttatacttttaattttaattatttatttttttatcagttaactttgaaaagttaaataaggttatcattctttttataaatttgttGAAATTTGCTACTACAACATTATTAGTTCAAATTCTGAATTACGATTAGAATTTTCCTAGCAACTAAGTAACCATGAGTACTAAAAAACTAGTATCAACTAATTGACcttaattagtttgtgttttcttcatttgagaCATTTTCATATGATGGGAATTTTAAGAATACATCTCATGCTCTCAATGTCATATGAAATTAGGATATTTGTAGCTATTGTTTGATATGATAAAATTGGTTGTATCATAACAATTTGATCTGGTAAAATAGGTTGTATCATAACAATTTGATCTGGTAaaataggttgtatcatatttagGATACTTGTAGTTAGCTTCAAGGTACTTCTTATAATTTAAGTTACCGTTGCTATGAAATGGATGATTCATACTAGCTTCAAGGTGTTTCTTACCATTTAATTTACCGTTGCTATAAAATCCTAATTAATgctctcaatatttttttgattaaATGATTATGAGCCATTTTGCTATTAATTGTACAGGAATTTTTATTTTCTCATTGCAAAGTTATCTTACTGTCTAATTATGGGTTGTTATAAATACTACCATACTGTCTTCTTTCAATTTAAAAGGGAGTACATGATATTGGTAAACTTATGAATGTTAAGTAGATTATGCTCTTACATTTTTTGCTCGTTTCTCTTTGTTTCCCTTGGTTCTAGTTTATTTATCATCATAGGTTTTCACTTTAGCATATTAAATTACTACTTTGTAGAGTGAGTCCTTACTTTTATTGTTTGTTAGAATGATTTACTTACATGAGACGATTAgaatttaagtaattatctttctgGTTACTAATGATCTGCTTTATTCGTTTGTTTTTATGCCGGAAAAGAATAATGGGGAAGAAAGCTTTTGCGGATAAAGAAAATGAGTTGTATcttagttctttttttttttaatttaaatcctTGTTTAACTTCTTGGATTGTTAGACTTGTATAACTTTTGGAGTGTGGAACTTGTATAATATTTTGGAGTAGCTTGAATAAGAAAGATCTTGTGTAACTTGTTGagacctttgaatttgttgtattatgatttgatttcaattattaataGATGTATGTGAAATAGGATATGATAATATTAATTAGaatgtgttgaatgtatataatgtgttatttgaatttgttgaATATATGTATGTATGGATTGAAATACAGAAATAATTttttgttggattttttttttgatttaggGATGAATTTGGCAATGAAAATAATTTGTCGCAAACTTATCGTAATTACTGTTTATCGATAATTTCGCGACAAAATCATTTTCGTTCCAAATTTCGCcgcagaatctgggacgaatccttcgtcccagaatttgggacgaaataTGGGACAAAGGATTATTTGttgcaaattaaattaatattttcattgcCAAATTCATCGCAAATTTTGCAACAAGAATAATATTCGTTGCAAAGGTTTGGTGAAAATTGACGACGAATTTGACAACAAAAATCTAGTTCGTTGCCAAATTTTGTCGCCAAATTAGGGacaaaattggaaaaaaaaaaaaagaaattcatCATCGATTTCGTCCCTAAATTCtttgctaagtttgcaacaaagcaAATATTCGTTCCAAAATTGTATACAATATTGCGAGTTTGCGACAAATAAACTTTTTGTGGAAAATTTGgcgacgaatttggggacgaaaatattattcgtctccaatttcgtccctaaattcgttgtcaaatttgtaaaaaaaaaatattcgttccaaaagttggcaacaAGAGGTTTGGGACGAAATTTTTTTTGTCGCAGAatttgtcccaaaaaattttacaacgatttttttttataaattaatcccAGATTTCGTCCCAGAACATTATATTTTTTGTAGTGTCTAATTTGTAGGTGTTGAAAATTTAGGAGTCATGATGGAAGACCTAACCGCTGATGTCGATGTCAAGGACAGATTAGATATTAGAATCATAATTAGTCTTAGGGGAGTTTGAATTTAATGTAATAATGTTCTTTTTTTGTGACATTGTTTTGTtggagagaaagaaggaaggctGCTGGAGACAAAGGAAAATAAAGAGtcgaagagggagagaaaaataactTAATTAGAAAGGGTAACCTAATGCACGAAGTTTTTGTTATGTAGGATTTCGAAGAAGGATATACTGTAACTTAActaaagaagaaaaaaactaAGGAAAAGGGGAGAATAACAAGAAGCATAAGGCTTGCTTGTGAGATATGTGAAATAATAAAAGCAAAAGAGGGaagagaatatttttaaaaaaaatctttaactcATTTAATCcgattaaaattgattttagttAAATCAAGTCCTCCAAATTAATCTTAACTTGGACCTGCATATTCCTTATCTCCTCACTTacctaatatattttatttgatctTAATTCGATTTTAATTCAGCACTTTCCCTTGGTCTGATgattcaattaattttatttattttgtaaaaaaaattctaatactcAACCACACTTTATATCTTTATATAATAAGCAAATCATAATCCTTTATGAAAAGGAGGAAAAGATTTACATGGATCCGTAAATGACGATTAGGTTGCAATAAAATCATAGCCATTATGAAAATCATgactaaaataattataaaaaatcaaCCGTTCAAGTAAGGGCTATTCTATAATCTTATTTCATACTTACCAGAGTAGATGCAACAAAATTTATATACTCCAGTTAGGCTGGGCTATAGTCATGACATCCTTTACTTGGATCCGTCTGTGGTTCTACTACCAAGTGGAGCATGTCGGCACAACGATTAGTCAATTAGTCGATTGATAAAATGAATGAAAATGACGACCATTGCACTGATGTCAACATGAAtcctttttgaaaaacatttccgTAGAATCAAACTGATTACCTTCTAGATTAATCAGACCTGAatgattaaaaatagaaaaaaaaaaatacaatttcaATGAAAGTTACTGCTTTTTCCTAGTGTTACTGGCAAAAGAAGCATTGTAAATATTGTGAAAAAAGATGCACATTTTTCTATTAATGAAAATTGTTTACGGAGAAAAGTTATAATTTAGACAAATGAGCTAGTTTAAGCATTTTAAATAAGTAATTAAGCATAATAGACTAATAGGTTAACACTGTCATGGGAGTGTATTGAGATAAATTTTACCCAATTTTTCTCCAATTTCTATATCCACTTCAAGTTTTTCTTAATCTTCCACGGGACAACCAGAAAAACCTGCTTGGCATAAAATTCCCTCTCCACCACTTTGACGAAGCCATAATTACATTCACTGCCGACTTGGCAAAGAAAATGCACCTCAAGAGCTGCATGATGGCCAAGTTAACCCGCAATTTCAAGTGAGAGAACCTAAGCTTGCGCTTCCAATTGTGGGAAAGATGGTAACCTCCTCTTCTGGATACGTGGGGGAAGATGCTTGGTGTGCTTCTTAGACCTGACAGCCCATGGCAAGAAGACTCCTGTTCCATTGCATGGCACCTTCTTGTCGGTGACACTCATGGCAACAGCTCTAGGAGGTGCCAGCATGACAACAGGGGAGCGCAGAGCCAATCCCCAGGCAGTCGAAACCATGGCCTGAGGCCCATAGGCGATGGCTCCACTGCTAGGCACCTCTTGGATGGAAGTTGGGTTTCCAGGCTGCCACACGGTCAATGCTGTGTTTGCCTGCAAGGCAGTTGGTGAATCTGCATGGTGAGTGGCAGTTCTAACTTTCACAAATGTGATGATCATCCTCCTATTTGGCGATGCGCACACAACATGCCTTGCGATGTCAGCACTGTGCCCGCGCATAACTAAAAGAGATCTGCAAATATGTAAAGTTATCCAGTGTCCAAATTACAAAGTTTAGGAATCCATTGGAATTATTTGTCAATTCTAGTCTTTTTAGATACCCTTGCTTTAGTGAAAGTGTCAGGGATCCGTTGTAGTTTCCTTCATGATTGCTGATAAAAGAATGCCCGAAAGCCATTGTAGTTTCAGAGAGGAGAAGCATAGAAATGGGATTTTCCAGATGTGGAGGTTTGAAGTAGGGCTGTGAATGTTCATCCTGCCAAAAGGTTGAAGATGGGAAGCACGTAAGGAAACATAGCTTCAAACTGAAGATCATAATGCCTAAATACATGCAATTCAAGCTACCTCGTCGAAAAAGTTAATAATGCAGCTGTTGGGCTTCTTACTTTCCGGTATCAAGCGCCATTGAACCAAGTGGTCAACTATCGCTTGCAAAGCTGGGGGAATTGATTCAAAGTTACCTATATGAAACAGTTTTTGGTCAAACAGTTAGAGCCTTAGTTTCAATGTTTAAGCAAAATCATTATTTTATTCATGAATGAGCATTACAGCAAGGGAATATAAGCGGGAGAGACATGGATTGCACAAATGTTGTTACCACATTCATTGAAATCAATGGAACAGAATGTTGTTAGAATGCTTAAATTGAGTATGCACCAAACCTTGCGAgatttaaaatagaaaatttggAACAATTCTCAGGAATTTGTTGTTTACTTGCTGCATCTTCAGTAGCTGATTGGAACAATGGAACACCAAGTTGAATGATCTCCCTCTTACTCCCTTTCATTTGTTTGTTGaagaatataaatgtttcccctgGAAATATATGCACAAATGCAGTTATACAACAGATTCAGAATGCCTTAACCATAAACTTTTGATGTGCCTGTACTTGTCAATCAGAAATGATAAGTTTGTATGGCGTATGTCCTTTCTTTGAAAGGAAAATACATTCAATATATGACAAGCCTATTGCAACGCTGCTTATTAAGTGTGTAAATGTTTATAAGGCCGACCAAATTGCAAACTGTTATTAGcaaaataaaatctaagcatttTTTATAATGAAAGAAAAAATCAGACACCCTTTGCCTATCTTGAGATTCAGTTAAAATCTATACAAGCGTGTAGTTTTGTTGACCTTCTAAATAAAACACCACAAACTTTTGATGAAAATAATGAGTATTTGTAATAATCTTCAGCAAAGCAATTTCTTGAAAAAGAATTCTAGCCAGTTTTCCAAAAAATAATAGAGTAAAGATCAGAAATTTACCTGAGAGTTCTCCTTTGTGTCCTGCCATACGAAGTTCATTGATGTATCCAACAAGACTAGGTAGCTCTGATTCGCTGAATATGTCTTGGTATAACCTGAGACCTTTAACAACATTGACCTGGCACATAATCACAATAATAAACAATAGATTTATCATAAGGGAACCTCACAAATTACACTAATTATATAATCGAAAAACTTTCTACTTCCTACAGTATCATGTATTGTGTGTGTATCTATTTGTCCAAAGAGGTTAAAGATGAACTCACCATATGCCCCTTCACTAATTCCTTCGCCATAAAACCTTTTGAGATTTTGATCCTCTCCGGGCACACAAAACAATCTCCATGGTCTGCACAAATGTGGACCTTCTGTACCGAAGCGTGCTCCTCTTGTGATCCTAGAACgctcaaatttaattaaactaatgAATCAATCCatgacaactcaaagagcatggaAGCTTTAACATAAGATTTTATACAAGTATGGTTCAACACTTCAAGCACACCAACCACGAGATGATTTAGAAAACTGATAATTGGCAATTGGCACAGTGTTGAAGACAGTAAATATAATTCGAAGCTAATGACAACAATGTCCGGGCCTCCTCTTGGCTTGCTCAATGAATTATTCCTTCCATAATTGGATCACATTTAAGTAGATAAAATTTAGAAACTAGAAGAATAAGCCATGATGTCTACCGAACTCTGTCTACCGAACTCCCCGGCCAGGTTGATCACAATTAAAGGCATGTTCGCCCCACGGGGTTATCTGGAGTGGTTAGTGCGTAGAAGCTTGCCACTTGAGAGCGTGGGTTCAAATCGCGGGATAGTCAGGGCGTAATTCCCTGGTCCCTGTGCACCTCTTCCCACTGCGCACTAACTTCTCCagctaccgtgatttacctccctcttGAAGACCTTGGGCGTGGTGCGGCGGGGGAGTTGGGGGCGAGCGATATCGCCTTTTTTACCACAATTAAAGGCATGTTCGCCCTGGAAGTAGATCTGCCCGGCATTTAATCAGGGAGAAGCACGGCGCTAATCGCGGCGAAGCATGAAATGAGATCAGCTGAAGCATGGCGCAAGATCAGAGCAAAACACGGCGCTAGATCCAGGTGAAGCAAGGCTCGAGattcggactgcttggggtatcGAGCGCGTGATCAAGGTTGTCGAAGAATAAGAGCAAGATCAGAGTGAGCGCGAGATCAGGGCAAGTAcatcatttcaatttatttcccATCCTTAGATGATCCTTATTCCTCTTCCCATTGGTCCCCTTCTACACCCCAGGTGTGGTCCAGTATCCTTCAGtaagagaagcctgagcggcagCAACGAGATGGGCTCAGCCATCACTCGTCAATATCAACTTCACCCATCAGGTGGCCGCCGCCGCCGCACCGACTCCCACCGCCGCTCAACCCAGGGGCTACCAGGCCTTCAAGAAAACCCTCCCCATCGGATTGGGTTAGTTGACCAACAAACGGACGGTCGGTCTAACAAGTTTGTCGCAATTGGACGGCTTCAAATGAGGTTCGATGTTTCGCTCCCCTACGAACGAGAGACAGGTGGCAGGAAGGAAGCAAGAGCTCCTTCTATGCTGTGGCTCGGCTTCGTGGCGAAGCTTCCCCACGGCGTCGGGCTGCCACATTACTCCATGTCCGGGAATGCTTTCACTCACAAAGGTTAACTCGATCTCGGCGCCT is drawn from Zingiber officinale cultivar Zhangliang chromosome 1B, Zo_v1.1, whole genome shotgun sequence and contains these coding sequences:
- the LOC122054003 gene encoding RNA demethylase ALKBH10B-like, which translates into the protein MATVGAGARASVAVPGLYVQDAMISWFQSEFAAANAIIDALCGHLAQIGSEDEYGEFFASVHRRRLNWIPALHMQKYYSIADVSAKLRLVASNRVVPKVNPLETLTTEEKPSESEIPSTEAETAASLKGAVADDIEIVVAEEAAAEDQDTSDELVDDNNEIARIDDEASAMAELSSGGDSSEYKNNAQNGDANGGSQEEHASVQKVHICADHGDCFVCPERIKISKGFMAKELVKGHMVNVVKGLRLYQDIFSESELPSLVGYINELRMAGHKGELSGETFIFFNKQMKGSKREIIQLGVPLFQSATEDAASNFESIPPALQAIVDHLVQWRLIPESKKPNSCIINFFDEDEHSQPYFKPPHLENPISMLLLSETTMAFGHSFISNHEGNYNGSLTLSLKQGSLLVMRGHSADIARHVVCASPNRRMIITFVKVRTATHHADSPTALQANTALTVWQPGNPTSIQEVPSSGAIAYGPQAMVSTAWGLALRSPVVMLAPPRAVAMSVTDKKVPCNGTGVFLPWAVRSKKHTKHLPPRIQKRRLPSFPQLEAQA